A portion of the Mycobacterium paraseoulense genome contains these proteins:
- a CDS encoding TetR/AcrR family transcriptional regulator — MQSSPPQRRARGSLTADAIVEAAFAVAADSSIDELSIPLVAKSLGVGVTSVYWHVRNKSELLDAMTDRALRRSGLPAFVESDDWRESLLAHARGVRQTFVGDPVLTDLILIRGALSPLARRLGARETAKAIACMIEGGLDEQTAQETYAAVSELVRGSVLLERLAHKHRAALEIEFADDVGFTDAALRRDDRAFELLLTSLLADVARRTTD, encoded by the coding sequence GTGCAAAGTTCACCGCCACAGCGACGAGCGCGAGGCTCGCTGACCGCGGACGCGATCGTGGAAGCCGCCTTCGCGGTAGCAGCGGACTCATCGATCGATGAGCTCAGCATTCCACTGGTCGCCAAATCGCTGGGAGTGGGCGTAACCAGCGTCTATTGGCACGTGCGCAACAAGTCAGAGCTTCTCGACGCCATGACCGATCGCGCGTTGCGTCGCAGCGGGTTGCCGGCCTTCGTGGAGTCGGACGATTGGCGCGAGTCGTTGCTGGCGCACGCCCGCGGAGTGCGACAGACGTTCGTCGGTGATCCGGTGTTGACGGACCTGATACTCATTCGAGGTGCTCTGAGCCCCTTGGCGCGACGTCTCGGTGCACGGGAGACCGCGAAGGCGATCGCCTGCATGATCGAAGGTGGACTCGATGAGCAGACGGCTCAGGAAACGTATGCGGCGGTCTCGGAGCTCGTCCGGGGTTCGGTACTTCTCGAACGGTTGGCGCACAAGCACCGCGCAGCACTCGAGATCGAATTCGCCGATGACGTCGGGTTCACCGACGCCGCGCTGAGACGAGACGATCGAGCATTCGAGCTCCTCTTGACGTCCCTGCTCGCTGACGTCGCGCGTCGGACCACCGATTGA
- a CDS encoding dihydrodipicolinate reductase produces MTGSVALRAIIDDPALDLIGVKVSSPTKIGTDAGRLCGRPDVGIAATDDLAAVLDAKPDCIAYCATAVRREDEVIADIAGYLEAGINVVTISAIPMVYPKAAPANWRDPIERAARKGNATFYATGCEPGFVSLNLPTALLAGAGVIDSYRMDEYALDLDLAYPIWEVLHESMGFGKPDGHVPIRIAVGKVNNDWEPVVRYIADTLSVEVDRVALDWETILAPHDLDTALGVIPQNTICAHRWRLAAIHDERPVVSVQYFATVTSTPWPDTWPRPAQPGKGGMVFRIEGFPNMTLDLRLDPARDDATNPGVAATAMAAINAIPAVIDAAPGLLPGPLAGSSIVTRQTRR; encoded by the coding sequence ATGACGGGAAGCGTGGCCCTCCGCGCGATCATCGACGACCCCGCACTGGACCTGATCGGGGTCAAAGTGTCGTCGCCGACGAAGATCGGCACGGATGCAGGTCGATTGTGTGGACGCCCCGATGTGGGCATCGCAGCGACGGATGACCTGGCGGCAGTTCTGGATGCCAAGCCGGATTGCATCGCCTACTGCGCGACCGCCGTCCGGCGTGAAGACGAGGTGATCGCCGACATCGCCGGCTACCTGGAAGCCGGCATCAACGTCGTCACCATCTCAGCGATCCCGATGGTCTATCCGAAAGCCGCCCCGGCGAATTGGCGTGACCCGATCGAGCGGGCCGCTCGAAAAGGCAACGCAACCTTCTACGCGACGGGGTGCGAACCCGGTTTCGTGAGCCTGAACCTGCCGACCGCGCTGCTGGCCGGTGCCGGTGTGATCGACTCGTATCGAATGGACGAGTACGCCCTCGACCTCGACTTGGCCTACCCGATCTGGGAGGTCCTCCACGAGTCGATGGGTTTCGGAAAGCCCGACGGTCACGTTCCCATTCGCATTGCGGTGGGCAAGGTGAACAACGACTGGGAACCCGTCGTGCGCTACATCGCCGACACGTTGTCCGTGGAGGTCGACAGAGTGGCGTTGGACTGGGAGACGATCCTCGCCCCGCACGACCTCGACACCGCACTCGGCGTGATCCCGCAGAACACGATCTGCGCCCACCGCTGGCGGCTGGCTGCGATCCACGACGAGCGGCCTGTCGTGTCGGTTCAATACTTCGCGACCGTGACCTCCACACCCTGGCCCGACACCTGGCCGCGCCCAGCGCAACCCGGCAAGGGCGGAATGGTGTTCCGCATCGAGGGGTTCCCCAACATGACCCTCGACCTTCGCCTCGACCCCGCGCGAGACGACGCCACCAACCCCGGCGTCGCCGCAACAGCGATGGCGGCGATCAACGCGATACCGGCCGTCATCGACGCCGCACCCGGACTCCTGCCCGGGCCACTGGCCGGTTCCTCGATCGTGACCCGTCAAACCCGTCGCTGA
- a CDS encoding maleylpyruvate isomerase family mycothiol-dependent enzyme: MADRPVTKLDKSDVLAGLFAVWDDITALLDGLPEAEWEAASPLPGWDVKALVAHIIGTESFLAGVHAPQPDIDVSTLEHVRNDIGAMNECWVRHLSGEPGAEVLNRFRDITDQRRKALTGMPDGEWDAVTLTPVGPESYGRFMRVRVFDCWMHEQDIRDALGRPASDDQLVGPASELSLDEIAATMGYVVGKRAKAPEGSRVLFELTGPLTRDIRVSVDGRAQLVDDFGGREPTVTIRVDGLQFTRLAGGRRMCTARSQSIDLGGDEGVAARIVDHLNFVI; the protein is encoded by the coding sequence ATGGCCGATCGCCCCGTCACCAAGCTCGACAAGTCCGATGTGCTCGCCGGTCTCTTCGCGGTGTGGGACGACATCACCGCGCTGCTGGACGGGTTGCCGGAAGCGGAGTGGGAGGCGGCCAGCCCGCTGCCCGGTTGGGACGTCAAGGCGTTGGTGGCGCACATAATCGGTACCGAGTCGTTCCTCGCCGGCGTCCACGCGCCCCAACCCGACATCGACGTCTCGACGCTCGAGCACGTCCGCAACGACATCGGTGCGATGAACGAGTGCTGGGTCCGTCACCTCAGCGGGGAACCCGGTGCCGAGGTGCTCAACCGGTTCAGGGACATCACCGACCAGCGGCGCAAAGCGCTGACGGGCATGCCCGACGGAGAGTGGGACGCGGTGACTCTGACGCCGGTCGGTCCGGAGAGCTACGGGCGGTTCATGCGGGTCCGGGTGTTCGACTGTTGGATGCACGAGCAGGACATTCGCGACGCGCTAGGGCGGCCCGCTTCCGATGACCAGCTTGTCGGGCCCGCGTCGGAACTATCCCTCGACGAGATCGCCGCCACGATGGGCTACGTGGTGGGCAAGCGGGCCAAGGCACCGGAGGGCTCGCGGGTCCTGTTTGAATTGACCGGCCCGCTCACCCGGGACATCCGCGTCAGCGTCGACGGCAGGGCCCAATTGGTCGACGACTTCGGCGGCCGGGAGCCGACCGTGACGATTCGGGTGGACGGGCTGCAGTTCACCAGGCTCGCCGGCGGGCGGCGCATGTGCACCGCTCGGTCGCAAAGCATCGACCTTGGCGGCGACGAAGGCGTGGCCGCCCGGATCGTCGATCATCTGAATTTCGTGATCTGA
- a CDS encoding EamA family transporter, with amino-acid sequence MMLVVYPIETFLLGALAVAVGGPISRGAIFWGCLYGVGMAVGMWAFFAALGAGPISVVSPLAAVLNAAVPVAVGVALGERPGPGASAGVVLALIAVMLVSREATAQGVTPYRFTPKVAWLTLLAGTAMGLNLVFLHQAPYACKLWPLVFARLSATVVIFVMAAASNNLRAPRGQPMKLAWAVALLDICANVTMLLALHTWLLSLASILISLYPAATVILAMLVLRERLTRWQGFGMVMAMGSVAMIAAS; translated from the coding sequence GCCGTGGGCGGGCCGATTTCGCGCGGTGCCATCTTTTGGGGTTGCCTCTACGGCGTCGGCATGGCGGTCGGCATGTGGGCGTTCTTCGCGGCGCTGGGTGCCGGGCCGATCTCGGTCGTCTCACCGTTGGCGGCCGTCCTCAACGCCGCTGTGCCGGTGGCGGTCGGTGTGGCGCTGGGGGAGCGGCCGGGGCCAGGGGCCTCGGCGGGGGTGGTGCTGGCCCTCATCGCGGTCATGCTGGTGAGCCGGGAGGCCACCGCCCAGGGCGTCACGCCGTATCGATTCACCCCGAAGGTGGCGTGGCTCACGCTCCTGGCCGGCACGGCAATGGGCCTGAACCTGGTGTTTCTGCACCAGGCGCCGTACGCATGCAAACTGTGGCCGCTGGTGTTCGCCCGGCTCTCGGCGACCGTGGTGATCTTCGTGATGGCGGCGGCCAGCAACAACCTGCGCGCGCCGCGCGGGCAGCCCATGAAGCTGGCCTGGGCCGTGGCCCTTTTGGACATCTGTGCCAACGTGACCATGCTGCTGGCGCTGCACACCTGGTTGCTTTCGCTGGCCAGCATCCTGATCTCGCTCTACCCGGCGGCAACCGTGATCCTGGCGATGCTCGTCTTGCGCGAGCGACTGACCCGCTGGCAGGGGTTCGGCATGGTGATGGCCATGGGATCCGTGGCCATGATCGCCGCAAGCTGA
- a CDS encoding TetR/AcrR family transcriptional regulator, with protein MTSSAKRVRDKDGKQRALLEAATEVFAEQGFDAAVTKEIARRAGCSESMLFHYFGDKQGIFEQVVSRQIAEGVTEAEDKVMEALPNQFVEFVEQLFDTRLHHGQGTVPGWDIAGRALSDPSFSMRVVRPNHEHRVSVIAKGVAHYQGLGQITPDVDPVTLAELLANFTIFTTTVGPRWFGTAEADIRAQIALGARIFAEGVRPSTPRKVTKRPGPHRSRSRSGA; from the coding sequence ATGACCAGTAGCGCGAAGCGAGTCCGCGATAAGGACGGGAAGCAGCGCGCGCTACTAGAGGCGGCCACTGAAGTCTTCGCCGAACAGGGGTTTGATGCGGCGGTGACGAAAGAGATAGCTCGCCGTGCCGGCTGTTCAGAATCCATGCTTTTTCACTATTTCGGTGACAAGCAGGGCATCTTCGAACAAGTGGTATCACGTCAGATCGCTGAGGGAGTTACCGAAGCAGAAGACAAAGTGATGGAGGCTTTGCCTAACCAATTCGTCGAGTTTGTTGAGCAGCTCTTCGACACGCGACTTCATCATGGCCAGGGCACGGTGCCGGGCTGGGACATAGCGGGACGCGCGTTATCCGACCCCTCGTTCTCCATGCGAGTCGTGCGTCCCAATCACGAGCACCGTGTGTCGGTGATCGCCAAGGGCGTCGCCCATTATCAAGGTCTCGGCCAAATCACTCCTGACGTTGACCCCGTCACTCTGGCGGAGTTGCTCGCCAATTTCACGATCTTCACCACGACCGTCGGTCCGCGCTGGTTCGGTACCGCCGAGGCCGACATTCGCGCCCAGATAGCACTTGGGGCGCGGATTTTCGCCGAAGGCGTCCGGCCGTCCACTCCCCGCAAGGTCACCAAACGCCCTGGGCCGCATCGGTCACGATCACGATCGGGCGCTTAG
- a CDS encoding NDMA-dependent alcohol dehydrogenase, translating to MKMNAAVLWDVHQEWSVEEIELDGPKEGEVLVSFEATGLCHSDHHVREGDLPLALPLVGGHEGAGIVQEVGPGVRNLNVGDHVVGLFLPACGRCRWCSSGHQNLCDLGAQMATGEQLDGGFRRHAKGRDIGALAWLGAFAQYGTVPEASVVKIDDDLPLSRACLVGCGVTTGWGSAVNTAEVKPGDTVVVIGCGGIGSGAIQGARLAGAEKIIAVDIVEGKRDMVSQFGATHFARSMEEATALVADLTRGVMADSAIVTVGLVEAPMIVDALNIVSKNGAVVITALGSMLDMTASLPMSMVALVTLYQKRVLGSLYGQANPRADIPRLLSLYREGKLLLDETVTTEYKLADINDAYDDMLAGRNIRGVIIHEH from the coding sequence ATGAAGATGAACGCAGCGGTCTTGTGGGATGTGCACCAGGAGTGGAGCGTCGAGGAGATCGAGCTCGATGGCCCCAAAGAAGGCGAGGTGCTCGTCTCCTTTGAGGCGACGGGGCTATGTCACTCCGATCACCACGTTCGCGAGGGTGATCTTCCCCTCGCGCTACCTCTCGTCGGGGGCCACGAAGGCGCGGGCATCGTCCAAGAGGTCGGGCCGGGCGTCCGGAACCTGAACGTCGGCGATCATGTGGTGGGCTTGTTCCTGCCGGCGTGCGGGCGATGCCGTTGGTGCTCGAGCGGCCACCAGAACTTGTGTGACCTCGGTGCCCAGATGGCGACCGGCGAGCAACTTGACGGCGGCTTTCGCCGTCACGCCAAGGGCCGCGACATCGGCGCGCTGGCCTGGCTCGGCGCATTTGCGCAATACGGCACCGTGCCGGAGGCATCGGTGGTCAAGATCGACGACGACCTCCCGCTGAGCCGCGCCTGTCTCGTGGGCTGCGGCGTGACCACCGGTTGGGGCTCGGCGGTCAACACGGCCGAAGTCAAACCTGGCGACACCGTCGTCGTGATCGGGTGCGGCGGAATCGGCAGTGGGGCGATCCAGGGGGCGCGGCTGGCCGGGGCCGAGAAGATCATCGCCGTCGACATCGTAGAAGGCAAGCGGGACATGGTGTCTCAGTTCGGAGCCACCCACTTCGCGAGGTCGATGGAGGAGGCGACGGCCTTGGTGGCGGATCTGACCCGCGGCGTGATGGCCGACTCCGCCATCGTGACGGTCGGCCTGGTGGAAGCCCCGATGATCGTCGACGCACTCAACATCGTCAGCAAGAACGGCGCCGTCGTCATCACCGCGCTGGGGTCGATGCTCGACATGACGGCGAGCCTGCCGATGTCGATGGTCGCGCTGGTCACGCTGTATCAGAAGCGCGTGCTGGGAAGCCTTTACGGCCAAGCCAACCCGCGTGCCGACATTCCGCGACTGCTCAGCCTCTATCGCGAGGGCAAGCTTCTACTCGATGAAACAGTCACCACCGAATACAAGCTGGCCGACATCAACGACGCATACGACGACATGCTCGCCGGCCGAAACATTCGCGGCGTGATCATTCACGAACACTGA